One window of the Spea bombifrons isolate aSpeBom1 chromosome 8, aSpeBom1.2.pri, whole genome shotgun sequence genome contains the following:
- the LOC128503747 gene encoding calpain-2 catalytic subunit-like, with protein sequence MTPAGITVRLLKDDGLSAPGGDICPYLGQDYQQLLRECLQQRRLFEDPHFPAEPKSLGYNQLGPWSAQTRGIQWKRPQEICQTPSFICKDMECTDVCQGHLGNCWFLAAAASLTVYPLLMQRVVPPQQSFKSEYAGIFHFRFWQYGEWVDVVVDDRLPTMNGELVFVRSEEQSEFWAALLEKAYAKLNGSYEGLSGGWVNEAFVDFTGGLDESFDLQVIPPNLYPLIERALKKRSLMGASINITSQHESEMRTPEGLVKGHAYSIIAATQAEAKGRKVPLLRLRNPWGKVEWSGRWSDSSPLWSSLEPPLRAKLHASAEDGEFWMQMDDFLRFFNNLEICSLTPDSVSGESAQLWNANSFQGRWSRGHSAGGCRNYPATFWTNPQFLVTLKEEDEVGAGVCTLLVSLMQKDGRTGRSAGRDFLIIGFEIYQVPEKFDQETLVSQRRTLIPSLVPVVLSPFVAKRDVTGRFQLPPGQYLVIPSTFYPHEQASFTLRVFTEKQQSLTEIDYEIRADPTVFQESESRNSPEEFDAHFKRLSGQDQEISAPELQRILRQTASKHAHLKNDGFPLEICTQLLNLVNRRGNGSLNQEEFRRLWSKIKEWEHIFCKYDTDGSGSMDVQELRVALEFSGFHLNNQLVASLCRRFGGLLLKVDFDSFLSCQAHLLCIFGKCQALDADRDGVVTIGEGQWLQLTGFQ encoded by the exons ATGACTCCGGCCGGGATCACCGTGCGCCTGCTGAAGGACGACGGGCTATCTGCCCCGGGCGGAGACATCTGCCCCTACCTGGGGCAGGACTATCAGCAGCTGCTCCGGGAGTGTCTGCAGCAGCGGCGGCTGTTTGAGGACCCCCACTTTCCCGCAGAGCCCAAATCTTTGGGGTACAACCAGCTGGGGCCGTGGTCCGCGCAAACCAGAGGCATCCAGTGGAAGAGACCCCAG GAGATATGCCAGACCCCCAGCTTCATCTGCAAGGACATGGAATGTACAGACGTGTGCCAGGGGCACCTAG GTAACTGCTGGTTTCTGGCTGCGGCGGCATCACTGACCGTGTACCCACTACTCATGCAGCGAGTGGTACCTCCCCAGCAGAGCTTTAAGTCTGAATATGCTGGAATCTTCCATTTTAGG TTCTGGCAGTATGGAGAATGGGTCGACGTGGTGGTCGATGACCGTCTTCCCACCATGAACGGGGAGCTGGTTTTTGTCAGATCAGAAGAGCAGAGCGAGTTCTGGGCCGCCCTCCTGGAGAAGGCGTACGCCAA GCTGAACGGGTCCTACGAGGGGCTGAGCGGGGGATGGGTGAACGAGGCATTTGTTGACTTCACGGGGGGTCTGGACGAGAGCTTTGACCTCCAGGTTATCCCCCCAAACCTCTACCCGCTGATTGAGAGAGCGCTGAAGAAGAGGTCGCTTATGGGAGCCTCGATCAAT ATAACGAGTCAGCATGAGAGCGAGATGAGGACCCCGGAGGGGCTGGTGAAGGGCCACGCGTACTCCATCATAGCCGCGACTCAG GCTGAAGCCAAGGGCCGTAAGGTGCCGCTCCTGCGTCTGAGGAACCCCTGGGGTAAAGTGGAGTGGAGCGGGCGTTGGAGCGACAG CTCCCCCTTGTGGTCGTCGCTGGAACCTCCGCTGCGGGCAAAACTTCACGCCAGTGCCGAAGACGGGGAGTTCTG GATGCAGATGGACGACTTCTTGCGCTTCTTTAATAACCTGGAGATCTGCAGTCTGACTCCGGACTCCGTGAGTGGAGAGAGCGCTCAGCTGTGGAACGCAAACTCCTTCCAGGGCCGCTGGTCGAGGGGTCACAGCGCCGGGGGCTGCCGCAATTACCCAG CCACATTCTGGACGAATCCGCAGTTCCTGGTGACCCTGAAAGAGGAGGACGAGGTGGGGGCCGGGGTCTGCACCCTGCTGGTGTCCCTCATGCAGAAGGACGGACGGACGGGGAGGTCGGCGGGGAGAGACTTCCTCATCATTGGCTTCGAAATCTACCAG GTTCCAGAAAAG TTTGACCAGGAGACTTTGGTGTCGCAGAGAAGGACCCTCATCCCCAGTCTGGTTCCTGTGGTTCTCTCACCATTTGTAGCCAAGCGAGATGTGACGGGTCGGTTCCAACTGCCCCCGGGGCAATACCTGGTGATCCCCAGCACCTTCTACCCCCACGAGCAGGCCAGCTTCACCCTGAGGGTCTTCACAGAGAAGCAGCAGTCACTCAC GGAAATAGATTATGAGATCAGAGCGGATCCGACCGTGTTCCAG GAAAGCGAGTCCCGGAACAGCCCGGAGGAGTTTGACGCTCACTTTAAACGTCTGTCCGGCCAG GATCAGGAAATCAGCGCCCCGGAACTACAGAGGATTCTGCGTCAGACAGCGTCGAAGC ACGCCCATCTGAAGAACGACGGGTTCCCCCTGGAGATCTGCACCCAGCTGCTGAACCTCGTGAAC CGCAGAGGAAATGGGAGCCTCAACCAGGAGGAATTCAGGCGTCTGTGGAGCAAAATCAAAGAGTGGGAG CACATATTCTGTAAGTACGATACGGACGGATCCGGGTCGATGGATGTTCAGGAGCTGCGCGTGGCTCTGGAATTCTCCG GCTTTCACCTGAATAACCAGCTGGTGGCGTCGCTGTGTCGGAGGTTCGGCGGTCTGCTCCTGAAGGTGGATTTCGACAGCTTCCTCTCCTGCCAGGCGCATCTTCTTTGCATTTTTG GGAAATGCCAGGCTCTGGACGCGGACCGGGACGGGGTGGTGACCATCGGAGAGGGGCAG TGGCTGCAGCTGACGGGGTTCCAGTGA